The Megalops cyprinoides isolate fMegCyp1 chromosome 10, fMegCyp1.pri, whole genome shotgun sequence genome window below encodes:
- the LOC118784037 gene encoding polyadenylate-binding protein 1A, translated as MNPSAPSYPMASLYVGDLHQDVTEAMLYEKFSPAGPILSIRVCRDMITRRSLGYAYVNFQQPADAERALDTMNFDVIKGRPVRIMWSQRDPSLRKSGVGNIFIKNLDKSIDNKALYDTFSAFGNILSCKVVCDENGSKGYGFVHFETQEAAERAIEKMNGMLLNDRKVFVGRFKSRKEREAELGARAKEFTNVYIKNFGEDMDDEKLKEVFGKYGPALSIRVMTDDSGKSKGFGFVSFERHEDAQKAVDEMNGKELNGKQVYVGRAQKKVERQTELKRKFEQMKQDRMTRYQGVNLYVKNLDDGLDDERLRKEFSPFGTITSAKVMMEGGRSKGFGFVCFSSPEEATKAVTEMNGRIVATKPLYVALAQRKEERQAHLTNQYMQRMASVRAVPNPVINPYQPAPPSGYFMAAIPQAQNRAAYYPTSQLAQLRPSPRWATQGVRPQHFQNMPNAMRPSAPRAQTFSTMRPTSSQVPRMMTSQRVATQTVGPRPSNAAAAATPVRSMPQYKYAAGVRNPQQHLSTQPQVAMQQPAVHVQGQEPLTASMLAAAPPQEQKQMLGERLFPLIQNMHPSLAGKITGMLLEIDNSELLHMLESPESLRSKVDEAVAVLQAHQAKEAAQKNVTNTAGVPSV; from the exons ATGAATCCCAGCGCTCCTAGTTACCCGATGGCCTCGCTGTACGTCGGCGATCTCCACCAAGATGTGACAGAAGCCATGCTGTACGAGAAATTTAGCCCTGCTGGCCCCATCCTGTCTATTCGGGTGTGCAGAGATATGATCACTCGGCGGTCACTTGGATATGCCTACGTCAACTTTCAGCAACCAGCCGATG CTGAGCGTGCTCTGGACACCATGAACTTTGACGTAATCAAGGGCAGGCCAGTTCGCATCATGTGGTCTCAGCGGGACCCTTCCCTGAGGAAGAGTGGAGTgggaaacattttcatcaagAACCTGGACAAGTCCATTGACAACAAGGCTCTCTATGACACCTTCTCAGCCTTCGGCAACATCCTGTCCTGTAAG GTGGTGTGTGATGAGAATGGCTCAAAGGGCTACGGCTTTGTGCACTTTGAGACCCAGGAAGCTGCCGAAAGGGCCATTGAGAAAATGAACGGCATGTTGCTCAATGACAGAAAAGT ATTTGTGGGGCGCTTCAAATCTCGCAAAGAGCGCGAGGCTGAGCTTGGAGCCAGGGCCAAGGAGTTCACCAACGTGTACATCAAAAACTTCGGAGAGGACATGGATGATGAAAAGCTGAAGGAGGTGTTTGGCAAatatg GGCCGGCTCTGAGTATCCGAGTCATGACTGATGACAGCGGAAAATCCAAGGGCTTTGGGTTCGTCAGCTTTGAGAGGCACGAGGACGCGCAGAAG GCCGTGGACGAAATGAATGGGAAGGAGCtcaatgggaagcaggtgtacGTGGGCCGTGCCCAGAAGAAGGTGGAGCGCCAGACAGAGCTGAAGCGCAAGTTTGAGCAGATGAAACAGGACAGGATGACCCGCTACCAG GGTGTCAACCTGTATGTGAAGAACCTGGATGACGGGCTGGATGATGAGCGTCTGCGAAAGGAGTTCTCTCCTTTTGGAACAATAACCAGCGCCAAG GTCATGATGGAGGGAGGCCGTAGCAAGGGCTTCGGTTTTGTCTGCTTCTCGTCCCCGGAGGAGGCCACCAAGGCGGTGACAGAAATGAACGGCCGCATCGTGGCCACCAAGCCCCTGTACGTGGCCCTGGCCCAGCGCAAGGAGGAGCGGCAGGCCCATCTCACCAACCAGTACATGCAGAGGATGGCCAGTGTCCGCGCCGTGCCAAACCCGGTCATCAACCCCTACCAGCCAGCACCTCCCTCTGGGTACTTCATGGCTGCCATTCCACAG GCCCAGAACCGAGCCGCGTACTACCCAACCAGCCAGCTGGCCCAGCTGAGGCCCAGCCCACGCTGGGCCACCCAGGGTGTGAGGCCCCAGC ATTTCCAGAACATGCCCAATGCCATGCGCCCCTCTGCCCCCCGAGCACAAACCTTCAGTACCATGAGGCCCACGTCCTCCCAGGTGCCTCGCATGATGACCTCCCAGAGAGTCG CCACCCAGACGGTGGGGCCCCGGCCCTCCAATGCTGCTGCCGCGGCGACCCCCGTGCGCAGCATGCCCCAGTACAAGTACGCTGCCGGAGTGCGCAACCCCCAGCAGcacctcagcacacagccccagGTTGCTATGCAGCAG CCGGCTGTCCACGTGCAAGGCCAGGAACCCCTGACCGCTTCCATGCTGGCTGCCGCGCCCCCACAGGAGCAGAAGCAGATGCTGG GTGAACGCCTCTTCCCGCTCATCCAGAACATGCACCCCAGCTTGGCAGGAAAGATCACAGGCATGCTGCTGGAGATCGACAACTCAGAGCTTCTGCACATGCTGGAGTCCCCCGAGTCTCTGCGCTCCAAG GTGGATGAAGCTGTTGCTGTACTCCAGGCCCACCAGGCCAAAGAGGCTGCGCAGAAAAATGTGACCAACACAGCTGGTGTGCCAAGCGTCTAG